In Embleya scabrispora, the DNA window CGCCGACGCGAGGGAACCACTCCCACCGCCCTCACCACCCCGGCCCGTCGCACCGCAACCCGCCCGACCCGACACGGCCTGGCGCGAGCACGCGGCCTGCCGAGGTCACAAGCATCCCGACCTCTGGTACGGCGGCCCCGACCGCCCCAACTCGCTGTGGCCCGGCCGCAGCGACTACACGGCAAACATCAACGAGGCCATAGCGATCTGCCGAACCTGCCCGGTCCGCAACCCATGCCTCGCCCACGCCCTCGCACACGACGAACAAGGCGTCTGGGGCGGCCTCACCGAAGACGAACGCAAGAAAGCCCCCGACCCGTGACCGACTGGCGCCACCTCGCGCACTGCCGCAACAGCGACACCCACCCCGAACTCTTCTTCCCGGACGGCGAAACCACCACCCACCACCTGGCCCAGATCGCCCGCGCCAAAGCCGTCTGCGCCCAATGCCCCGTCCAAGGCCCCTGCGGCGACTGGGCACTCGCCCGACCCAGCGAAGCCGGCATCTGGGGCGGCCTCACCGAGAACGAACGCCGCGCCCTCAAACGCCGCGCCGCCCGCCGACGCACCGCAGCCTGACCCAGACACAACGAAGGGCCCGCCGCAACCGCGACGAGCCCCACGACCGGCG includes these proteins:
- a CDS encoding WhiB family transcriptional regulator — translated: MTDWRHLAHCRNSDTHPELFFPDGETTTHHLAQIARAKAVCAQCPVQGPCGDWALARPSEAGIWGGLTENERRALKRRAARRRTAA